The Maridesulfovibrio salexigens DSM 2638 region CGGACACGGGCCAATGACCACCATCAAACACGAAATGCGCAATAACCCGTTGTTTGTTTAGAGATGCCTCCGGCGCCTTAACCCCTTTTGCAAAAGAATTTGTTACACTGTCGTTATCCCTAAGACTCGAAGCAAAGCTTCTCGCCTAAGGGCTAATGCAAGAATCCCAAAACTTTTAATAAGCTTCGCTTTCTTAGTGATCCAAAATTGTCCACTACAAAAAAAGGAGAAACAACCTTCAGGTCGTTTCTCCTTTTATTTTGAATTCTTTTTATCTAGCGAATCTAATATTTAAGACCCAGCTGCTTTTTCAGGTAGGTAAAATCGATGTGTTTTTCTACCAGATCAACACCGTGCTTGATCTTGGCAGACTCACGCAGCTTGTGGCGGGAAAGAATATCTTCCATTTTCTTCGCAACGGTAAAAGTATCGTCACGAACCACGATAATGGGTGTTTCCAGCACTTCTGAGCGAGTCAGGATAATATCATTCGGGTAAAGGTTACCAGTCAGCACCAGACAAGGACATTCCCCTTCAAGGGCCACCAGCTGAACATCTGAACGGTCACCACCGACGATAACCGCGGAGTTTCGATGCCTGCGGAAATGAGTCATAAAGTTTTCCACCTGCATGGTACCGATGAGAAAACTTTCCACGGGCTGGTCAGTGCGATTATGAGCAGTAATGATCTTTCCGCCGAGACGATCGGCAAGGTCACCAACTTTGATTGTACCCATGAGCGGATCCTTAGGAATCACGCCAAGAACTTTAACACCCTTGCGCTCAAGAAACGGTTTAATGAGGGTTGTAATCTCATCCATGAAGGTCGGCGGGATGTCGTTAAGCACAACGCCCGCAAGATTATCGCCCAGAGCTTCCTTAAGCACCACCAGATAGTCGTAATTAAGTTCCTTCTGAAAACGGTCGATAACCACGCATTTGATGCCCAGCTTCTTAACCAGATGAATACCATCAACTCCGCAATATTTACCGGAGTACATGGAACCGGAACCTGCAACCAGAGTCAGGTCTTTACCTGCGCTGATCTTAGCGTAACCATCAACAATAGGCTGAACATGGTCCTCAACCTTACCGTTAAAGGCCTGAACCTTAAAATCGTGGGTAACAACCACCGGGGTAACAACATTCGGAGGATTGGAAACGCCGAGCACATCCTGAATAAAGAATGCATCTTCATCCCCCAGCCGTCCATCAACCTCAGCAGGAATTGCGCCCACAGGTTTCATATACCCAAGGCTGACGCCCTGTTTCTGAAAATGCAGCCCCAACCCCATAACAATCATGTTCTTACCGGAATATCCGCTAGTAGAACCAATATATAAACCGGACATAATGTCCTCCTTGTAACTAACTTACTGTCATCCTCATATTAGCAACAACAGCACCATCCGGGCCGGCGATAACCGGATCAAACTCAGCTTCCTGAATCTCCGGAAGGTCAGAGGCCATCTGGGAAACCATGAGCAGCACATCTTCCAAAGCGCCGAGATTTACCGCCGTGCCGGAACGTACCCCCCGTAAAATAGGATACGCTTTGATCTCACGGATCATTTCCTGAGCATCATTTAGTGCCAGAGGAGCCAGCCGTGATGATACATCACCAAGCAGGTCCACGTGAAGTCCCGCAAGGGAGAAATTTATAAGCGGCCCGAACTGGGGGTCACGCTTGAAAGTTACCACAATTTCATGGGAATCCTTCGGTCCCATAGCTTGAACCAAACACCCGGTAATGTATGCATCTTTGCACCTTCTGGTCGCCCGTGTGGTAATTTCCAGAAAAGCCTTACGCAGAGCCTGCGGAGTCTGGATATCGGTGATAACCAACCCGAGCTCCTGCTTACGTGAAATCTGGGGAGAAGCCACCTTAAGCGCTACAGGATACCCGATCCTTTTGGCGGCCTTGGCTGCCTGATTTGAAGTTCGGGCCAAAACGGTTTCCGGCACAGGAAGTTCGTAGGCAGAAGCCAATTGCTGGGCGTCCAATTCCACGAGTTCGGTCAATCCGGTCTTGCGGCAGTTCTCTACAATGGACTTGGCCTTGGAATAGTCGCGCCTGAAACAGACATCAATGGGCCAATCTTTTTTCTGCCAGCGGTAACAACGGGTCATGGCATCAAGGGAACGGACTGCAGCTTCAGGAAATTCGTAGCACGGAATTCCTGCTGCACGAAGCATCCTGCGTGCTTTTCTGGTCGAATGGTCACCCATAAAACAAGTGATGATGGGCTTATCACATTCTTTTTCCAATTCGATAATATCTGCGGCAGCTTTTTCCACATCTTCAAGAATATTGGCCGCCGGAGTCAGAATAATCAGAATGGAATGAAATACATCATCCTCTGCAACAGCCCTAAGTACTTTGTGATAGGTATCAGCATTTGCATCCCCAAGCATATCAATGGGGTTGTATAAAGAAGCGTAGCGAGGAAGAACTTCCTTCATCTTTTCGAGAGTTGACGATGAGGGACGTGAAATATTCAGGGTACCTTTCTCGGCCATGTCGGTGGCGAGAATTCCGGGACCGCCGGAGTTGGTGATAATGGCGACATTGGAGCCGCTGGGTAAAGGCTGGCAGGAAAATGCATGGGCAAGGTTGAACATATCTTCTATGTCCACAGCCTGCATTACCCCGGTTTGATTGAATGCAGCATTGTAAGCAGTGGTAGCCCCGGTCAAATGTCCGGCATGGGCTGAAGCAGCCCTTGCACCGGAAGGAGTTTCCCCGGCCCGCAATAAAATGAGAGGCTTTTTAAAAGTTGTATCGTAGGCTGTACGGAGGAAATCCTGTCCGTCCTTTAGTGTTTCGCAATAGCCGACAATAACTTTAGTATCTTCGTCGTTGGCAAGATAATTAAGCATGGTGGCTTCACCGAGAACAGCCTTATTGCCGAGACTGATAAATTTTGAAAAACCGACACCTTCGCTATTGGCCCAGTCAAGAGCGGTGCTGCACATGGCCCCGGACTGTGAGAGAAAAGCAATATTACCCTTAAGCGTAAAATCAGGATCAAGGCTGGCGTTCATGCCCAGAGCCGTATTCATGAGTCCCATACAATTTGGACCGAGAATAATCATATCATGATTCTTAGCTGTCCTTGCCAATTCCCTTTCCAGACGATAACCTTCCCGTCCGGTCTCGCCGAAACCGCCACTGGTAACAACGGCAGCTCGGACCAGAATTTCTGAAAGATCGTCTATCGCTTGAATAGCTTCATCTGGCGGAAGACATATCAAGGCCAAATCAATCCCACGGGGTAATTGGGAAACCGAAGAAAATGCGCCAAGTCCGTGAACTTCGGCTCCTTCCCCATTGACGGGGAATATTTTTCCCTTATATCCAGAGGCAAGGAGGTTGGCAGTAATTATGCTGGCCTTATCCTGAGGATCGGCAGAAATTCCGATTACGGCAATCGCTTTGGGCTCAAACAAGGCCTTTAAACATGAATATGAGTACATTCGTTAATATAAATTCAAGCAGGTTTGTATGGTAGAAGATTTTTCTCGCCTCCAGCAAGGTATCCACTATCGATTTTCTCAAGTCAAGCATTTAGCCACCGCACTGACCCACAGTTCTTGGGCAAATGAACAACCTGAGCCTGTTGAAGACAACGAAAGACTGGAGTTTTTGGGTGACGCAGTGTTGGAACTATGCGTTACAGAAGAGCTGTTTAAAAGGTTTAAGGGAGCTCATGAAGGCCAGCTGACCAAGATCAGATCAAAGCTGGTCAAAGAAAAAAGCCTTGCCACAATTGCGCGGGAACTGGATATAAACGATTTTTTGAAACTGGGACGCGGAGAAGAAGCACAAGGCGGCCGCAACCGTTCCTCCCTGCTGGCTGATGCCATGGAAGCAGTCATCGGGGCTGTATTTCTTGACGGGGGCTATGCCGAAGCACAAAAATTTATCATGCGGATATTTGCCAATAAATGGCCTGCAACTTTCAAGATAGAAAGTTCCAAGGACTTCAAAAGCAAATTACAGGAAGTGACTCAGGCCAGATTCAAAGAACGTCCGACCTACGTGCTTACCGGAACCAAAGGCCCGGAGCATGAAAAAATATTTATGGTAAATCTGAATCTCCCGGATGGGAAATCTTTTGATTCGGAAGGTTCCAGCCTTAAAAAAGCCGAACAGACAGCTGCGGCCAAGGCTCTTGATTATCTCACAGAAGACGAAGGTCTATCTTAAAATAACCGCATCCAACTTTTTCCTACGCTCCGGGATTTAAAAACACCCAGATGCGAGGAGTAAAAAAAGGCTGAAATGATACGTATACACCATACGTGAGTTTCAGCTTTTTTTTTGCAATGCGCTGAAAGTTAGTTAGAGCTTTATTGACTGCCCCAAAATAGTTCAAGGACTGGGAGGCGGTGATCAATCGCCTCCACAGTCCTTAATCTTCACCCGATTATCTCAAGCGGTTTTAGCCGCCAATGAGCTGCATTGCCATCTTCGGCAGTGAGTTAGCCTGCGAGAGCATCGCTACCGCGGACTGAGTGAGAATCTGGTTACGTACGAATTCGGTCATTTCAGTTGCTACGTCCACGTCTGAGATACGGGATTCAGCAGCCTGAACGTTTTCTGCCTGAATGGAGAGGTTGGTAATGGTATTCTCCAACCTGTTCTGCATGGCACCAAGGTTCGCACGAATCTTATCTTTTGAAATAATTGCCTGCTGGAGCTTATCCAGAGCCTGCTGTGCCAGAGCCTGAGTAGAGATGGAAGTCTGTACACCAAGGGCTGAAGCTGTAGATTCACCGATTGCGATGTAATAGTAGTCTTCTGCGGAATCGTTACCGGTTCCGAAGTGAACCTTCAGCGGGCCGGTGGAATGGAGTCCGTTACCGTTATGGGCACCGGTGCCACCTGAAAGGTTACCGTTCAGCAGGTGGATACCGTTAAAGTCGGTAGCATTTGCGATACGGGTAATTTCCGAGGCCATTGCCTGGAATTCAGAATCGATGATAAGACGCTGGTCGGAGTTGTAGGTACCGGTGGATGCCTGGGTTGCCAGCTCTTTCATGCGGATGAGCTTTTCATCGATTACCTGCAGTGCGCCGTCTGCGGTCTGAATCATGGAGATAGCATCGTTGGCGTTTCTCATACCCTGGTTAAGGGATTTAACGTCAGCGCGCATAAGTTCACGAATTGCGAGACCGGCAGCATCGTCAGCTGCGGTGCCGACTCTCAAACCTGATGAGAGGCGACGAGTTGAAGTGCCGAGGTTGCCGTACGCTTCCTGCAGGTTGCGCGAGGCGTGCATTGCCATAAGGTTGTGGTTAATGACTAAGGACATATCTGAACCTCCTTGTAGTTCACAAAATTCCGTTTTTGTTAACCAACCTTAAGCAGAGCGTGTGCCAAAACTATTTTTTCATTAAATTTCAATACATTATTCATATAAATAAAGTCTAGACTTCTTTATATTCAGCTAAAGAGTCAATTTTTTCCCGCCCTTTCGGCCTATTGACTGTCATTTTTCAGAACAACGGGAAAAGCCGTCCCACCACACAAGCAAACTACTATTATACTTATCTTTTAAAGAACATATGACTGACAAACTAGGCATTAACTGCCGCTGCCCCCGCAAACCACGCCGGAAGCAAACATCAAGAAACACAATCATATTAATATGGAATAAACATTCCTTAAGGTGAGAAGGTCCGAAAACAAAAAAAATGGAAACCCCGCTTCCGAAACGGCATATTCGGGAGCGGGGTTTCCGGGTACCTGTGCAGTCGGGGGAGTCAATCCCGTCTGCGGAGGTTGTAGAAGGAGTTTTCCTATATATTCAGCATCATCAGGATACTTTATTCACGTTAGCGCTTAAGCTGGATAAGCTCGCCCATCATGGAGTCAGTTGTTGTGATTACCTTGGAGTTCGCCTGGAAACCACGCTGGGTTGTGATCATGCTTACGAACTCAACCGCAAGGTCCACGTTAGACATTTCAAGAGAGTTTGAGGCGATGGAGCCCTTACCGCTGC contains the following coding sequences:
- a CDS encoding phosphotransacetylase family protein, with amino-acid sequence MSGLYIGSTSGYSGKNMIVMGLGLHFQKQGVSLGYMKPVGAIPAEVDGRLGDEDAFFIQDVLGVSNPPNVVTPVVVTHDFKVQAFNGKVEDHVQPIVDGYAKISAGKDLTLVAGSGSMYSGKYCGVDGIHLVKKLGIKCVVIDRFQKELNYDYLVVLKEALGDNLAGVVLNDIPPTFMDEITTLIKPFLERKGVKVLGVIPKDPLMGTIKVGDLADRLGGKIITAHNRTDQPVESFLIGTMQVENFMTHFRRHRNSAVIVGGDRSDVQLVALEGECPCLVLTGNLYPNDIILTRSEVLETPIIVVRDDTFTVAKKMEDILSRHKLRESAKIKHGVDLVEKHIDFTYLKKQLGLKY
- a CDS encoding acetate--CoA ligase family protein codes for the protein MFEPKAIAVIGISADPQDKASIITANLLASGYKGKIFPVNGEGAEVHGLGAFSSVSQLPRGIDLALICLPPDEAIQAIDDLSEILVRAAVVTSGGFGETGREGYRLERELARTAKNHDMIILGPNCMGLMNTALGMNASLDPDFTLKGNIAFLSQSGAMCSTALDWANSEGVGFSKFISLGNKAVLGEATMLNYLANDEDTKVIVGYCETLKDGQDFLRTAYDTTFKKPLILLRAGETPSGARAASAHAGHLTGATTAYNAAFNQTGVMQAVDIEDMFNLAHAFSCQPLPSGSNVAIITNSGGPGILATDMAEKGTLNISRPSSSTLEKMKEVLPRYASLYNPIDMLGDANADTYHKVLRAVAEDDVFHSILIILTPAANILEDVEKAAADIIELEKECDKPIITCFMGDHSTRKARRMLRAAGIPCYEFPEAAVRSLDAMTRCYRWQKKDWPIDVCFRRDYSKAKSIVENCRKTGLTELVELDAQQLASAYELPVPETVLARTSNQAAKAAKRIGYPVALKVASPQISRKQELGLVITDIQTPQALRKAFLEITTRATRRCKDAYITGCLVQAMGPKDSHEIVVTFKRDPQFGPLINFSLAGLHVDLLGDVSSRLAPLALNDAQEMIREIKAYPILRGVRSGTAVNLGALEDVLLMVSQMASDLPEIQEAEFDPVIAGPDGAVVANMRMTVS
- the rnc gene encoding ribonuclease III yields the protein MVEDFSRLQQGIHYRFSQVKHLATALTHSSWANEQPEPVEDNERLEFLGDAVLELCVTEELFKRFKGAHEGQLTKIRSKLVKEKSLATIARELDINDFLKLGRGEEAQGGRNRSSLLADAMEAVIGAVFLDGGYAEAQKFIMRIFANKWPATFKIESSKDFKSKLQEVTQARFKERPTYVLTGTKGPEHEKIFMVNLNLPDGKSFDSEGSSLKKAEQTAAAKALDYLTEDEGLS
- a CDS encoding flagellin; translation: MSLVINHNLMAMHASRNLQEAYGNLGTSTRRLSSGLRVGTAADDAAGLAIRELMRADVKSLNQGMRNANDAISMIQTADGALQVIDEKLIRMKELATQASTGTYNSDQRLIIDSEFQAMASEITRIANATDFNGIHLLNGNLSGGTGAHNGNGLHSTGPLKVHFGTGNDSAEDYYYIAIGESTASALGVQTSISTQALAQQALDKLQQAIISKDKIRANLGAMQNRLENTITNLSIQAENVQAAESRISDVDVATEMTEFVRNQILTQSAVAMLSQANSLPKMAMQLIGG